The Salminus brasiliensis chromosome 22, fSalBra1.hap2, whole genome shotgun sequence genomic interval GTGTTCTCTGGGTATGTCGCAGGTCTTAAATCCACagcagataaacagagagagagagatgtagtcGTTTTATAATGCTTAAACACAACTTGGCAGGAAACACACCTACATTTGGCACCAAAGCACACATCCTACAGCTCCCCTTAGCAAAGCTATCCAACACTATCTGCAGGTGCAGGATTCAACACTAGCTTCCCTCTGGTCTGTCTCATTAGACTGCACTGACACCTGCTGGTCACTGAGAGAAACGGCAGCCCACTGGCGCGCACTACTTGAACAAATGCTTGAACGTTGTAGAAACGTTCAGCAATTTTCCAGGAAGGTTAGCAGAATGTGCAGAATTAatgttgcagatggatggatcatttatttaaaactagaaaataatattttctgaatttgcactgataataaaaaaattatgttcttgcattatttttttatgtttaccaAATGTGAAAAACCTCAACTTCAGTTAtgagaataaatgaatacatgtttaaaaacattctgaaaacaagacaaataaaaaaaacaaataaccaaaatataattactttttttatcACTAATTacttttttgtctgtctgtaatCTGGAGTGAATGACCCTCAGTATTAGTAGCCATATTTAAATCTCAGGGATAAAATAACAAAGCCAGTGAACAGACGTGGTCACGCTCTGTGTTGTTATTGTTAGGGCATGCTGCAACTTTTGTGCAATGCTGACTTTCTGTACATCTGGCCTATGAATAGTAATTTGAGCTACGTGCGGGAATTTGAAGTAACTACGCAGAAACTTCATCAAGAACAAATCGCCCAATCAGATCCCTCACATATTACACTGGCGAGTCTCCTCTGTTCAAACTAATACGACTCAAATAAGGCCTAAGACAAACCATGTCTTtcagcagtaaaaaaaactaaacaaaacaggAACATCCTGAAAACTTCACTGACAAATCAAAAAGACCAAAAGTTGTACTAACCAGAATGTTCTAGCTAGGTCATTTGTAAACGTCacttacaccaataagagtccctgggcaagactcctaacactaggttggcccacctctgtaatacgagtaaccttgtaagtcgctctggataagagcgtcagctaattaccataaatgtaaatgtaaatgtaaacgtaaaTCCAGATTTAGTGAAGTAAACGTGGAAAATTTGTGTAGAATGTGTTCATTATTCTTACTCTTTTCCTATATCCTTTGTGCATTTGTGTATTTGCTTTTTTGTCAGTCTGTAATACTATAAAGTACGAAAGAGAGCCAACGGCTGTTTAAGGGAATAGTGTGAAGTGCGTATACAGTATTTACCTGGCATAGATGCCACAGGACATAGAACTGCATCCAGTTTTGAATTAAAATGTGTATTAAAATCTATGgctggttaaaaaaataataataattaacactCAGAACAATTTCAACATAAGTTGTCTTACCAGTTTAGTAGAATTCAGCATATACTTACCTCTTACTAGTTTTCCTTCATCTGAGAGGGAGCAAAGGTACAGGTGGTGGTGCAGAAATTCAACTCAAGTATGTAGTCTAGTATCTAATATGTTGGTTGGTTGTTTTAAAAGGAACCAAATAACACTTCTTTAAATGACCGGTGAAACATTATttgttaaaaataagaaagaaagttTAATATACCACTAATGCTTCAATTTGTATCTTATTGTAAGACCTGATTAAGAAGAAACACAGGTAATATGATAAGCAGGACTATTTTACTACTCTGCACTAGaatgttgtggtggtgatgatttTTCTGTGGTACGTTTATTAGTTATTGTTTCCGAAAACaagcaaaaagaaacattattaaaacaaaacaaatctatTGTTATAATCTCCTGTGTGTTTGGGTCAGAACTGGGCTAAATAGATAAACTAATTGTTGTGTTTCTTCACAGTAGCTTATTAATGTAATGCGTTCAGAACAGCAGCGGGCCTAGAACAGGGCTGTTCAGCTTGTTAGGTTTAATGGCTTGTCCAGAAGGTCTCCGCCCCTTTTGAATAGGGAGATTTTTCAGTGTGAAAACGCAGTGTGTCATACTGAAATGGTCAGTAAGCTGCTCTCCCCTCACTGACATGACTTCACCTGGAAACCTGGtgctctttttgttgttgttcgtGGGACGATCACACGCTTGTAAGTATATTGTAATACAAACGGCTTACATTTAAAGCAGCTTGTGTCCTGTACCATTGCTAAAGGTCAGTCCCTGTTGAAAGCCGTTTTTGAGGTCAGGTTTTCCAAACTTAATTTGAtccttttttactttatttgttatattttcatATCAAATCTTAACAACCTTCTTTTGTTAATGTTTGAGGCTCCTGTGGCTCTCTGAGCTGGGTCACTTGTGATGAACCTTCATGCCAGTGTTATATCAATGTTGGTGAAGGGCAAAGGCAAATTCTTAACTGCACTGCAGGTATGTGGTTTGTTGGAAGTATTGGTCTTCTCTGAATGTTTATACACTGTTCAGTTTCTTACATATGCAGGCTCCCGTTTGTGCTCCCtttaaaaaggggttcttcaaggttcttcataataaaataatttatttaaaaaaaattatatatatatatatatatatatatatatatatatatatatatatatatatatatatatatatatatatattatttggaTTATGGAATCATACATCTCAGACCACTGGAATGCGTAAATGCTTCTTTGACTGGTTTAATGGTTCTTCCATGAGTTAAAGAACGTATGTAGAACCCTTttctgctaactgctaactctGTTTCACTTACTCTACTCAGTTTCCCAACTAATGTAAAGTTGACTTGAACTTCGACTGACCTTTTCcgttctcttttcttttcttcgtCAGAGATTCCAAAATGCTTTCTGATGAAGGCAGAGATGTACCGCCTTCGACATCCTTCATCCTCGCAGAATAAGCCCACAGAAACAGCTCTGGCTGATAGCGATGAACTTTACGATCCAGATTGTGAGTCCAACGGGCTCTTCAAGGCCAAGCAGTGTAATAACATTGATGTCTGCTGGTGTGTCGACAGTGCGGGAGTGCACACCTCTGACAAGGGTGACAGAAACCTGAATTGTGATGAGCTGGTGGAGACAGAGTAGGTGTGATGCCATGTGAAATAATGGAATCAAATACTGAAGTAACTGTGTGGTTTCTAATGGTTTCTTGTGATTGCATCTCCGGTACTTTATAGTTTTTACTCTATGTTGAGTTTTACTGACTCCAAATAGCATCAGCATTGATATGAAGAAGCTGAGATTTCTGAATATTGAATGttctttttcctcctttttctttttccacagcCAGGGTCGTAACCAGTTGAACCACAAAAAGATCAGTAAACCCCTAGAGACTTCCCCGCTGCAGAGGTGAGTTGTGGGCATCTTGTGACTTTGTTAAAGCTTTGATGTATTGTGTCTTTTCCTCATGTACAGTTAATAATAAACAAGTACCAAGACATTGTGGTGGTAATTGGGATATGGTTACTTATTTACAGTTTTCTTGCCCATGCCATTCAGGACCAGAAGCAGGTCAGCAAGATGAAGGTCAAGGTCAGAACATATTGTATctaaaatattaagttaagccCTTAAAGCCtgtatttaatttgttttgttaCCAAATAATAGTTATAGCATTAGGGCTAATAACTGATTAATAAACCTTGCATGTCGGGGGTTAATTATAAATTAGTATCAGTTAGTGTTATTCATTTCTGTCATATTATCCACTGCTAAACTCTAGAggatgctacaaagggttctgtgataccatagaagaaccatttttgaaaGAAATGTGACTGTGAAGAAACTTTAagttgataaagaacctttaaagaaaatGAACACAACTTATACAAACTGATTCTCTATGAGACACAAGAAAGGTTCTTCTATTGCATAATTCAAAGAACCCCTTATTTTGGGTACTTTCCTTCTAGATTTACgtcaaataatgcatttaaacatacaataaaaacctgtatttactttctgcTGGTAATTCTttactttacactttacacatgccACATTGTGTTTCTGTAGTATGATGCTAATGCCCGTCTCATCACTCTGGATTTGAAAAATGACATTGGAGATCATACACAGGACCTGTCTGGATTGGGCTATTACATGAAGGAAGATGTGAGAACGTCAGCTTACAAATATAACTATTAAAAATAAGATTatttagtgtgtttatttattggtGATTTTGAACTTTCTCAGATTGACCAAATGATGTTTGAGGGCACAGGTCAAAAGCTGGAGATAGACAACATTGTGGTATActatgaggaggaggagaaggaggaagaggaggaggaggcaccCACTGCTGGAATGCAGAAGCTCACATTTGGAATCCTTACGATCACTGTTGTGCTCGTCCTGGCCGCTGTTCTTGGGCTTCTCTTTCTGGTTGGTCACCATGTAAGACAGATTTCTACAGATATGTATTGTACTGTAGTGTGCATTGTTTTGCCATGTATGGAAAGCTaattttcctctcctctttagTTCCTGGTCAGAAGACAAAAGCGAGGCCAATATGAAAAGGCTCAGGTCAGTTCACTGATGATATTCTTTTTATGAATCTTCATAAAAATTATGAATAAAGTGCCTAGAGGTCAATGTCTTTCTTAATAATGAAGCGGATATTTAATATTCTATAGAATTCTTAATATTGTTGCTGTCGAGCAAACaccttgtatctcaaaaagaacagctttacaagagaaggatcaagtcattttggagcatttctattagttcaTTCGTCATAACGTGTGGACACAATATAAGACCTATCAACTGCCAGGttcacattgtgtcagaaagtaaaaaataaaaaataaaagcaaaaatggAGAGGCAAGGTTTTGCGTGATCTTTGTCCTAAACTTGAATTAAGAGAAAATAGCTTAAACTAAGTCAAATGAAGTGTTTATGCTGCTGTAGGAATCAGGCTGATGTACTGAGTATTGCAGATATGCatgttttgattatttttttgtttttttgtttttttgtcagacGAGTGAAATGGAGGACATTTAGACTTTTAGCTGAACTTCCGGTCGGTGGAATCTGGAACACCTGACAACACATTGTAACAGTTTGTGTGGATTCAGATCAGGACATTTTACTCTTTCAGGTCAGCAAGATCAAGGTCAAGGTCAGGACCGGCAAAAACATATTTGAcaatatatttgaaatattaaGTTAATCCCTTAGACCTCTGTATTTAAGCCCACACTTCATCaatctcataactacattactgtcaaaATTAACAACACATTTCATAGGTCCCAAAGTAGAACCCTGTGGTATTCCACAAGATTAGTTACCAAATactagtttctgcattaggattaataactgaataataaacatacTATGTAAGAGGTTATTTATCAATTATTTTATGTGAATTCAGACCAGGaattttttctccttctgtttTCCTCTTTGAGATGCTGTaataaatctaaactgaaactCTACTTAATACTAAATTGTAGTGTAATAagttgtttgtttgattgtttaaatgtgtgctaagaatttattattatgatgccAATTATTACTACAGTCTTATTCAGTAAGGTTCTGGATATGTGGCATTTATGTGTGGGGGATTCTAGTTTGTGCTACACTGCTCTTTCTGTACACAGATATTAAACAAGTCCATTGgaataaatacacataaagtgAATGTGTTTTCTTAATCATTTACAAAGCTCTCCTCAAGGAAGCCCAGCGTTTACAGTTACCATCCAATACCTAGTTCATCCTAAGGTTAATCAGGTGAACTTAATGAACTGAACACATCTATAAGAGGTCTGGAGGTCTGAGACGTCAGCAACCTAacttcttctaactgtgttcttctaaccagCAGATCAGTGACTgcactgacttctgtatttatgCCCCCATCTACTGCAACATCTCTGAGAATGTTTAACGAAGAATTTCACTGCAGACAAACTTCTTGTGTctataataaaaatgatgaacGTTTTTAATCTGTGGGTTCTTGTTTTTGCTCGATATGAAAGAGCCTTCATTTATTATGCTATTAGCCCAggctcttaactatctgccacacGGACTCAACTATCAACTAtttgccactattaatattaccactattaccTATCAttactgccatgactatattaagttatactacaccatgattttatttaatattatgattatgatcagttcaacagtatagatggtttggtaacttttatcaatactTAATAGTATAATCATAAATATAATCATAAAGTAATCATAAATAGTTCTattcagaggaggatggatcgggtcccccttgtgagtcttggttcccaaggtttcttcctccagctctgagggagtttttccttgccactgtcgccgttgctttgctcactgggggtcttagatttttcatgtttttttatgttatttatttttctttttttctgtcttttactaattaccaaTTATGTAAAACTActgtgtgacaacaacagttgtaaaaagtgctatacaaataaatttgacttaacttgacttgactattagtcacaaaaacacaaacaaatcccAGGTCCACATATCTATAAATTAACTATGAATTGCAGTAGTAAAGGAGTGCTATGTAACTCTTTCTGCAACTAGAGACCGCACTAGAGCACCAGCATCTCAGACCATATTCAGTCACACCTCCCTTGTCCTGCTGGCGGCCTCAGTATGGTGTTGCAGCCCAGAGAAAGCTGCTGCTTAACACAGACAAGCATTAAATAAGGACAAAGCTTTTTATAACATTTATAGTATCTCTGATAAAGAGGCAGCGATTTTGCAGAGTCTGTGCCGTGATCTTTGTGACCACTGCTTCTCCCCATGTCCTGCCTGAGTTTGTTTCTGTGTGATTTTTTTGTGAACCATGCCAAGGCCAGTTGTTGGCATCACAGCTAGCACACTCCAAGTCTGCTGAGCCCGACTGCTGGTTCTGTTTTCAGCGCGGCTCCAACCCAGCTGTTGCCCAGCTGTTAGCAATGTGGCTATCCAGCTCCAAACTTCCAAACTATTGAAAACTGTATTGTAGCAATGCATTGATTTTAGATTGATTTATAGATTTTAGACAGATTTATAGATTGGACTTTCTTGAGTAGAggaatatttggacagtgactttTCTTCTGCATTCTGCCATCTTCCATGCACAATGCTATGTGGGTGGTCACTGACCTGTCTCTTGGGGAGGGCCTATGTTTCCACAAGGCGGGGCTGATAGACACCTGTGGAATTAGCTAGCATTTTTATTGCTTATTGCTTATTTAATTGCAGATATCcaatcattttttatttgtaaaattGTAATTATATAAAAGAGAGAATGTGATTAATATCAAGATGTCTTCCTGGCAGTATTTAGTCAGAAAGAGTTTATCTGATATTAttacaaatttaaaaaaatctgaaataagAGTTTTAGTAGGGGCGATGCATTACATAGATCCTTTATTTAAGTTTAGTAGTAAAAATGATGGCTTATATCGCTGGTAGCGTTTTAGATGTGCTGTAGGTGGCAGCGTTCAATCCGCCACACTGCTGCGTTAGAAGGGCACAGAGGGAGGAAGCCCCGCCCCTCGCTGTGTCGGTGGCGGGAGATTCCAGCATGGCGGTGCAGCCGAAGCAGAATCTGTCCATGGACAGCGCTTCCGAAAACGGGTTCATAAACTTCTACTTTTCTATGCCCGAAAAACCAGACACTACAGTGCGAGTGTTTGACCGTAATGATTACTACACCGTGCATGGAAAAGATGCGCTCTTTGCTGCTAAAGAAGTCTTCAAGACTAATGGAGTCATCAAACACCTCGGCTCAGGTGAGGTAGCGAGGGCTCTTGCTCAGCCAGGCGGGGACTAGAAACTTAACACTCTTACCAGCATCTCAAGCTTCTCCTTTAAAGTTCTTTTCAGAAGATTGTATCTTCTTCACCGCTTTGCAGAAATGGCTAACGCCGTTTGCTAGCTGGCCTCTTGTGGCTGGCTAACGGATTAGCTCTCACGCTGCTCGTGTCTCAAGTCGACAGTTCTGTAAACAAGGGCATCAAGCAAGTGCCCTTAAATATGCTGTGTATTATTAGCTAGTTAAGTCCTTTTTAATAGCTTATGTACCAAGTAATATGTTTCTattctatatattatatgttttaTGGCCTTTgttactttaaataaataaataattaattataataattaaaagaaaaatatcAGCCTGGAGGTAATTTAGCTACACCTCAGGCTTAAGGCCACAGTACCCCAACCAGCTAAACACAAAGATAACCTTCTAGTGTTTGCTTttactttacacacacatacatacatacatacatacacacacttattttatttaattattaaaaatgtaaagttagttactactgtaaactaatgaacttattatttaataaccaGATAATAAAATTAGATTAATGTGTCACATGTAGGGTCATATGTGGTACATCCACTACTGAAAtaaaattaaagaaaataataaaatatatatatatataatatttgtttaaattatatatatatatatatatatatatatatatatatatatatatatatattgttttttgtttctatTTTATCTCAGTAGTGGATGTACCACATATGACCCTACATGTGACACATTAATCTAATTTTATTATCtggttattaaataataagttcattagtttacagtagtaactaactttacatttttaataattaaataaattaaattaaataaagtgtgtgtgtgtgtatatatgtatgtatgtatgtatgtatgtgtgtgtgtgtaaagtaacagcaaacaCTAGAAGGTTATCTTTGTGTTTAGCTGGTTGGGGTACTGTGGCCTTAAGCCTGAGGTGTAAAAGACCTCCAGGCTGATTGGTTGCCCATGAGCAGTGCAGGGCGAGACCTCTTATAACACAAGTATGATCAAGCAGAGCTGCACAGCtgtgtgtgatggtgatgggggggaaatgtatgtaaatgagtttgGTTTCGTGACGTCATATGTGCACTGCATTTGAAAAGGCTGGTTTTAATAAGTAGTTTGCATGTTTGGACTGTAGAGTGATCAGAGCGCTTTGAGAAGTTACCCATGTTTACTACATAAGCTCTTTTATTTGAAAATGAGCAAGGAAGATTAAGCTGTGCCATATGTCAGTGTCATGAGACTTCGTGGAAGTATATGGACTGGGATGTGGTGTTGTAGTTCGTCCACTAATTTATATTTTGGGGTGTgttgtggaatttaggggtcgACTGTACATTGGGGCAAAAACGAAGATTCAAGTATCCCCATGACTTTCGTTGAGGCTGTAGGAAAACAATCATTGATTGAAGGTGtgatttagttagttagtactTTTGTTCTGTAACAGTTTTAAGCACTAATCTACACTTACCATTTACTGTAATCCCATTCCCAAcctcatttgtgtgtgtgtgtgtgtcgacaTGCAGCATTCTTGAGAATTTATTGTTCTACAGTATTTGGTCtcagttctggtcctggagtagGACTGCTTTGCGCGGTCCCTTTCCCCAGCATGCCTAATGTAACTAATGAAGAAGTCCTTCCTGTGTTGAAGCAAAGAACACTAGAGCGGGCAGGGAAgtggttctccaggaccaggcttGAGAGCCACTGCTCTATTATAGTAACATTTTGCTGTGCTTGTCCTGAACTGCAGGAAGCAGGAGGTTGGAAGGTGTGGTCCTGAGTAAGATGAACTTTGAGTCATTTGTGAGGGACCTTCTGCTGGTCAGGCAGTACCGTGTGGAAGTATACAAGAATAAGGCAGGCGGCAAAAGCAGCAAGGATCATGACTGGCAAATCGCCTACAAGGTAAAAAACCAAGAGTGCCCAAAATGCCTGGTTTAGCTGTGAGTATGTAATGGAAAGttattttttacttaatttaatttaagtccatttatttacacatttttttctttgcttGTCGTTTGCTTCTATTTTAGGCCTCTCCAGGGAACTTGACCCAGTTTGAGGAGATTCTGTTTGGTGGGGGAGGTCTGGGGGAAGGCGCTACTGGTGTGGTGGGAATCCGTTTAGGCACAGGAGGTGATGGACAGCGTGTTGTGGGTGTCGGATATGTGGACTCCACTCTCCGAAAAATGGGTGTCTGCGAGTTTCCAGATAATGACCAGTTCTCTAATCTAGAAGCTCTCCTAGTGCAGATTGGTCCCAAGGAGTGTGTGCTTCCTGGGGGCGATATGGCTGGAGATGTTGGCAAACTTAGACAGGTAACTGCTGTCCGGCATACAAATATGACTGAagagtgtttactgtgtttgATCTCGTGATGAGGAACtgattgttg includes:
- the LOC140544290 gene encoding epithelial cell adhesion molecule-like: MTSPGNLVLFLLLFVGRSHACSCGSLSWVTCDEPSCQCYINVGEGQRQILNCTAEIPKCFLMKAEMYRLRHPSSSQNKPTETALADSDELYDPDCESNGLFKAKQCNNIDVCWCVDSAGVHTSDKGDRNLNCDELVETDQGRNQLNHKKISKPLETSPLQSFLAHAIQDQKQVSKMKVKYDANARLITLDLKNDIGDHTQDLSGLGYYMKEDIDQMMFEGTGQKLEIDNIVVYYEEEEKEEEEEEAPTAGMQKLTFGILTITVVLVLAAVLGLLFLFLVRRQKRGQYEKAQTSEMEDI